One Epinephelus lanceolatus isolate andai-2023 chromosome 10, ASM4190304v1, whole genome shotgun sequence genomic region harbors:
- the trip13 gene encoding pachytene checkpoint protein 2 homolog isoform X1 produces MDGDRMEVGNQKQDIHVEVHVKSRSTAKVAEVRTHVLTLLSRHSMVFGNYRWTEFDEDFLQKHVESVAIVDLEELMTQPLDLKSCSVSVYIFTLNEDGPSMLNLEEDEELSAANHWLLPAAEFHGIWESLVYESGLKTQLLDYVTTTIYFSDKNVDSNLISWNRVVLLHGPPGTGKTSLCKALAQKLSIRLSSRYSYGQFVEINSHSLFSKWFSESGKLVTKMFQKIQQLIDDKDALVFVLIDEVESLTAARNACQAGTEPSDAIRVVNSVLTQLDQIKRHSNVVILTTSNVTDKIDLAFVDRADIKQYIGPPSEKGIYNIYLSCLEELMKCQIIYPRQQLFTMFELETMGFAKSEVSEHSLTLRNIALKSRGLSGRALRKLPFLAHALFVKTPTVTLERFLEAMDRAVDKQREEKTNLVSGV; encoded by the exons ATGGACGGTGACAGAATGGAGGTGGGAAACCAGAAACAAGACATACATGTTGAGGTCCATGTTAAATCTCGCAG CACAGCTAAAGTGGCTGAGGTGAGGACACATGTTCTGACTCTACTGAGTCGCCACAGCATGGTTTTTGGAAACTACAGATGGACAGAGTTTGATGAAGACTTTCTGCAGAAACACGTGGAGTCTGTGGCGATTGTTGATCTTGAGGAACTTATGACACAG ccCCTTGATTTGAAGAGCTGCTCCGTCTCTGTTTACATCTTCACTCTGAATGAGGATGGACCCAGCATGCTCAAtttggaggaggatgaggagctcTCAGCAGCCAATCACTGGCTGCTGCCAGCAG CTGAATTCCATGGGATTTGGGAGAGTCTGGTGTACGAGAGTGGACTCAAAAcccag CTCCTAGATTACGTCACGACAACAATTTACTTCTCAGACAAAAATGTTGACAGCAACCTGATTTCATGGAACCGTGTCGTGCTGCTTCACG GACCCCCGGGCACAGGGAAAACGTCACTGTGCAAAGCTCTCGCCCAGAAGCTGTCAATCAGACTGTCAAGTCG GTATTCTTATGGGCAGTTTGTTGAGATAAACAGCCACAGCTTGTTCTCAAAGTGGTTCTCAGAG AGCGGTAAGCTGGTCACGAAGATGTTTCAAAAGATCCAACAACTGATTGATGACAAAGATGCTCTTGTGTTTGTTCTGATTGATGAG GTGGAGAGTCTGACAGCAGCTAGGAATGCCTGCCAAGCGGGGACAGAGCCCTCGGATGCCATCAGAGTGGTCAACTCCGTACTCACTCAACTGGACCAGATCAAACG ACATTCCAATGTGGTGATCCTGACGACCTCCAACGTGACAGATAAGATAGACTTGGCATTTGTAGACAGAGCTGACATCAAGCAATACATTGGACCTCCATCCGAGAAGGGCATCTACAACATCTACCTCTCCTGCCTGGAGGAGCTGATGAAG TGCCAGATCATCTACCCCCGGCAGCAGCTGTTTACCATGTTTGAGCTGGAGACGATGGGCTTTGCGAAGAGCGAGGTGTCCGAACACAGTCTGACCTTGAGGAACATCGCCCT GAAAAGCAGAGGTTTGAGTGGAAGAGCACTCAGGAAGCTACCATTTCTCGCCCACGCGCTGTTTGTAAAG ACACCGACAGTGACTCTGGAAAGGTTTCTGGAGGCTATGGACcgagcagtggataaacagagggaggagaaaacTAACCTGGTCAGCGGTGTCTGA
- the trip13 gene encoding pachytene checkpoint protein 2 homolog isoform X2: MVFGNYRWTEFDEDFLQKHVESVAIVDLEELMTQPLDLKSCSVSVYIFTLNEDGPSMLNLEEDEELSAANHWLLPAAEFHGIWESLVYESGLKTQLLDYVTTTIYFSDKNVDSNLISWNRVVLLHGPPGTGKTSLCKALAQKLSIRLSSRYSYGQFVEINSHSLFSKWFSESGKLVTKMFQKIQQLIDDKDALVFVLIDEVESLTAARNACQAGTEPSDAIRVVNSVLTQLDQIKRHSNVVILTTSNVTDKIDLAFVDRADIKQYIGPPSEKGIYNIYLSCLEELMKCQIIYPRQQLFTMFELETMGFAKSEVSEHSLTLRNIALKSRGLSGRALRKLPFLAHALFVKTPTVTLERFLEAMDRAVDKQREEKTNLVSGV; this comes from the exons ATGGTTTTTGGAAACTACAGATGGACAGAGTTTGATGAAGACTTTCTGCAGAAACACGTGGAGTCTGTGGCGATTGTTGATCTTGAGGAACTTATGACACAG ccCCTTGATTTGAAGAGCTGCTCCGTCTCTGTTTACATCTTCACTCTGAATGAGGATGGACCCAGCATGCTCAAtttggaggaggatgaggagctcTCAGCAGCCAATCACTGGCTGCTGCCAGCAG CTGAATTCCATGGGATTTGGGAGAGTCTGGTGTACGAGAGTGGACTCAAAAcccag CTCCTAGATTACGTCACGACAACAATTTACTTCTCAGACAAAAATGTTGACAGCAACCTGATTTCATGGAACCGTGTCGTGCTGCTTCACG GACCCCCGGGCACAGGGAAAACGTCACTGTGCAAAGCTCTCGCCCAGAAGCTGTCAATCAGACTGTCAAGTCG GTATTCTTATGGGCAGTTTGTTGAGATAAACAGCCACAGCTTGTTCTCAAAGTGGTTCTCAGAG AGCGGTAAGCTGGTCACGAAGATGTTTCAAAAGATCCAACAACTGATTGATGACAAAGATGCTCTTGTGTTTGTTCTGATTGATGAG GTGGAGAGTCTGACAGCAGCTAGGAATGCCTGCCAAGCGGGGACAGAGCCCTCGGATGCCATCAGAGTGGTCAACTCCGTACTCACTCAACTGGACCAGATCAAACG ACATTCCAATGTGGTGATCCTGACGACCTCCAACGTGACAGATAAGATAGACTTGGCATTTGTAGACAGAGCTGACATCAAGCAATACATTGGACCTCCATCCGAGAAGGGCATCTACAACATCTACCTCTCCTGCCTGGAGGAGCTGATGAAG TGCCAGATCATCTACCCCCGGCAGCAGCTGTTTACCATGTTTGAGCTGGAGACGATGGGCTTTGCGAAGAGCGAGGTGTCCGAACACAGTCTGACCTTGAGGAACATCGCCCT GAAAAGCAGAGGTTTGAGTGGAAGAGCACTCAGGAAGCTACCATTTCTCGCCCACGCGCTGTTTGTAAAG ACACCGACAGTGACTCTGGAAAGGTTTCTGGAGGCTATGGACcgagcagtggataaacagagggaggagaaaacTAACCTGGTCAGCGGTGTCTGA